The sequence CAGAGTGTTTAATAATTCCCGCTATAGTTCCGGTTCCAATTAACAATATAGCCACGGGCATCATTTTTTGAAGACCAAACGACATATATTCTCGAGCCTGTTTGGATCGCCTCATACAAACCATTCCGACTAACCCGCCAATTGGTAACGCAACAAGTGGATCCACAGTAATGCCAAAAACGGGGCGTAACACTAGCAAAGCTATAACTACTATCGGACCTGAAATCGAGGCCAAAATAGACGGAAGCTCCAGTATTACTTCATCATTTTCTTGCTGATTGCCTATAATTGGAAATTTTTTATGTAGAAATTTGCACACGAGTATAGTAAATAGTATCCCAAATATAGCAGGTATAAACCCAGCCATCATCAACGAAAATAATTCCACTCCAAAATTCTCTGCAGTGGCGATAGTATTTGGATTTGGTGAAATAACCATCCCGGCTTTCTCGCCTCCGACCATCGCAGCCAACAAAGTGATTTTAGAATAATTGAGTTTGTTACCTAACGCAATTGCAATGGGAGCCACAGTAATAACGGCAACATCACCAAAAACTCCAATGCCTGTTAAAATCATTGTTGAAAGCATAATTCCCAATAGCGCGCGTTTTTCTCCCATCAAGTCAATTATTTTTTCGGCAATTTTTATGGCTGCCCCCGATTTAATTAATGTTCCGGCCAACACTCCCGAAGCTATAATGCGTACTACAGCAGACATAATATCTTGCGCACCGCCAATCATAACATTTACTGTTTCGATAAGAGATGCCCCACCAACCAAACCGCCGATTAATGCTCCGACCATCATGCCATATGCAGGTTCATATCTTCGAACAATAAGAACGATGGCTATGATCAGCCCGATTAATGCACCTGCTGTTGTAATCTGTAAGTCCATAAACACACTCCTTTCTGGTGGTATAATTCATTGTTTCCTATTTTTACCATGTCATTGTACCCCCCCCCCGGTTGTCAAGTATTTTGCGAATAATTTTTTAATTTTATTTTTGAGGCACCATTTTGTATAAAAAGACAACAAAAAAGCAGCTGCCTTTCGACAACCGCTTCAAATAACAAAATTAATTACATATATTGAGCCACCATGCTGCGTAACTCCTCGCGTGCTATCAACCGCACATTGCACTGAGCTCCCATCTTAATGGCAGCGCGGGTAAAATAAGAGGTGGTTATAACCATGGCATCTTGAGTCTTATAAAAAGCTCGCGCAGCTATAACCTCTTGAACAGCCTTATTGCCAGTCGACCCCGTATAATGTTTCACCTGAACAGCAATCTTCTTTTGACCCTTGATAGCTATTACATCGGCCCCGAAATCACCCCTTGATGGAGTGGCATAACTTTTGCTATACCCCATCTTGATAAATAAATCGCATATAAACTTTTCGAATTCAAATGGATCCATAGCATCTATCATTCTCATAGTATACTTTTTTTGATAGCGCGTAGACTCTCTGGCATTTTCGCCAAAGCATTCTTTTAGGATCACCCCGATTATGGCACCTATTATGGCGGCTATAACCAAATATTTTCCGTATTGAATATCAAAACGTTCGTATACAATGCATCCAGCGATGCATAATATGATGGATAGAATATCAGCAAGTCTAATTGCTATCCTGCTCACAGAATTTATAGGATAAAGTATATAGCTTTCGGATCCCACACCCAAAATTTCCATTATAACCACCGCCACAATGGACGCAACGATAGCCGATATGATCAAATACCTGTTATCATCAAAGCCCAAATCATATACTATCAACCCTACAGCAAATAACATTATTAGCGATACATTAATCGCTTTGGCTATTGCCTCTTTGTCATACATAACACATCTTCCTTTTCGTAGTAATTTATTATGTTGTAGTATACAATATATTGTCAAATAATGCTAGGAAGTTATCGATTATTGAAAAAATCAGACATTTCTTCGTATAAATGTGTCTGTTTAATGCTATGCCTCATATCCTGCATGCTGTTTTTAACGCTACGCTTCATGGTGTTGAGTATATATTTGGCGTCAGCTGCCATATTATGAAAAGTATTTCTTTTGTATTTGGAATATTTTCGCTTTTCGGCAGCTCGGCGCTCTAGCTCGGCCTTTAGCTCAGCATCGCGTTTGGCCTGTTCTTCTTTGGCAGTAGCAAATAGTTTTTCTTCCTCTTCTCTAGCTTTTGCGATCTGCTTATTTAGCTCAGCTCGAATTTCGGCATCTCGAATTGCTTTGAGTCTGTTTTCCTCGGCAGCTATTTTTTCGCGTTCGGCTGCTCTTTTCTTTCGTTCCATTTCTCGTATTGCTCGCTCAGAAGCTTTTCGTTCTTGATTTAGTTTCCTTTCAGCATCTTTTATTTCTTGCTTTATTCTATTTGCTGTAGTCTTTATTTCGTGTTCTTCTTTTCTTTTTTGTTGCTTTGATTTGGCTAATATGTCACGTTGTTCTTTTTCTATTTTTGCGGCGGCGATACGTCTTTCTCGTTCGACGCTTTCGGCCATTTTTTGGTCTTGCTTCGCATTGGCGATTGCCTGATATTGGGCTCTTCTATGTTTAGCTTTTTGATATATAGCATTTAAATATATGCAACAGTGTATAAATAATTGGATACTAAAAGTAGTCGCTAAATATGCTAGAAGTAACATAAGCGTTATAATTACCCACAATGCCCAAAATGATAAACCTGTATTCTGTTCGGGGTACCATATAAAAGTTACTATAAATGCTATACTTGTACAGGAAAATATTGTAAAATTCAAACATTTAATATAAGCGCTATAGGTTTTAAACGAATATTTGCGGTGTAATAAACACAGTACTTGTATTGTGTATACTAGTCCAAATGACGCCAGTAAGTCAATATCTACCAAAAAGCTTATAACCCAGGCAATAAGAAAAGAAGGAATGATCATTATTAATAAATGAAATATAGTTTTTATTATTATAGCAAAAGTACTTTGAAATGGCCTTTCTACACAAACAATCACGACCGTCGTTATAACTGCCGCTATTATCATTACTGCCAAGATCAGTGTGACAATCAACACGCCTATGGTAGCGGCAAACAATATTATATTCAAGTTGGATATGATAAATTGTGAGTTGTGCGATATCATCGTTATCATTTCATGCATCAATGAACCGCGTAGTAACCATCTAACTTTATAAAAAAAATCATCTAGATCAGGGAATAACCAAGTATCTATATGTATAACTCCAATTAATGCTGCTATAAAATATGTAAGCACAATTAATATATTTAACAAAAATATAAACCATATCCAAAATTTAAATGCAGCTTTTATAGATACGTCTGTTAAGACCACGATAGGTATCGAGATTAATAACAATCCCACCAAGATCAAAATTAACGCAACAATAAATGTTTCACTCATAAACTTCCTCCTTATATCCTACACTTATCTTTTATTGATGTAGCTCGTCTATATTTTATCGCATATGCTATAGCCGTGTCAATATTTCCCATCAAAAATTAAGCATCAAAAAAGCGATTACTATTGCAATCGCCTCATCAATATCTATTTTCTGGCTTTAAAATACTTATTATGTAGCCGTCTTATATGCATTCCTTTGAAAATATATCTAACAACGAGATTAGTAGCCAAGTATGCTATCATCAACCAAAAGGTTATCCACACAAGCGATGTCAAAAATGATACACTGAAATACGTAATAGAATTTAACATAAACGTAACTATAAACGCGACACTCACGCACGCAAACATTGTAAACCCCAAAAACTTAATATAATCTGAATAATAACGCACAAATTTATTCCTATATATTAAAAGCAAAACTCTTGTTGTGAGCACTAGCCAAAACAGTGTCGAAAGGTCGATCTCAACAAATAGACACAAAAACCAAGCTATAATAAGAGCTGAAAAGCCCATCCTGCAGACGAAAAATACGCCTGTGCATATTGATTTTATATACCGAGATGATCTTTCGGTCCAAATGGCTCTTATCACAGTGGCAAAGGCGACCATAGTCATCACAATCAAACTCAAAAAGATGATCAAACTTAGAATAGTTGCAACCATCCATATTGAACCAAAATTATCTATTATAAATTCGCGATTTGCTGCTACTATAATTTCGAACTCATACATAAGCGAGTTATCAAACAATACTCTTAGATCATATGAAAAATCTCGTATCCAGTCGAATATCCGATAATCAGTATACCAATACATAAGCTCTATCGATGCAAGCATAAAATATGTTAGTAAAATTAGCATATTGAATAAAAATATAAACGATATCCAAAATTTAAACGCATCTTTTGCAGATACGTCTGTTAAGATCACGACAGGTATCGAAACTAACAATAATCCCACTATGATCACAATTAACGTAACAATAAATGTTTCACTCATAAACTTCCTCCTTATGACTTACCTTTTACTGATATAACTTGTCTATATTATATCACAATGTATAAAAAATGTAAATATTTCCCACTAAAAAAGCGACTGCTATCACAACAGCCGCGCATCATCAAATTTATTTTACTATAGTTTCGCCATTTGCTTTTGCCACAGCAGCGTCTATCGTTCCAGCAAAGCTTTCTACTGCCTCCATCACTGTCGCTCCCTTATACATCATGGCCTGTGTCAATGGATTTGTTCCCGCACCAGATAGCAGTTCGCGATAGTCCATTACCATATTGCCCGGCTCTTTCGCATATGCAAGAGTTTGGTCCACCGACTCGGCATCTCGATAGCGTTTATACTCTGCTAACATCCAGTCATCTTCATCGTCATAACCAGGTGCTTGCGATGCCCACATGTCCATAGCAAAGGCAATATTTTCGGCCTCTTCTTTTGTATATGTGCTTGGAATCATCCAAACTTCCGCATTTCCTCCGGCATAATATTTGTCTGCATCTGGTCCTTTGGGAAATAACAATAGTCCATAGTCATCTTCCATATCTTGGAAGAAGGATACCTTGTTACTATCGCCATAATAAAACGCAACGCCGCCAGTTATAAACATTTCATCAGACCCATCCCAGTGCGCAGTGTGTGTATCAAAGTCTTTCTTCAAAAATTGATCGGCCCATTCAAGCGCCGCAATTACCTCTGGTTCAAATATATCGTTGTGTAACTTTCCGTTTTCATCTTTGGAGACCATTCGCGAACCATTGGATATAACTGCGGCAGTGTAGAGTAATCCTGTTGTTTCGATAGCATACGTATCAGAAATTCCGTCGTTATCTTTATCGCGAGTTACTTGATTCGCCACCTCCTCAAATTTTTCCCATGTCCATTCACCATTTGCTTGCCATTCGTATAGTTGCTCCGATTCTATTCCGGCTTCGGCTAACAGTCTCTTATTGAAGAATAGGAAATTTCTGGGAGTTTGATCTGGCAATACACCATAAATACTATCCCCAACGGTTGTTACATCCTTTGCGATATCGTCCCATTTCCAATGATCTAAATCTATCGAATCTAGAGTTGTAAGGTCATAAACTAAGCCATTGTCTATAGCGGGCCTTGCAAAGGCAGATGCGAGATGAAATATTTCAGCTGCAGGATCGCCGGCCAAAGTTGATGTTGACAATAGCTCTAAAGTGGTGTTCCACTTGCCCATAATAATTTCTTCGAATTGAAAATTATTGTTCTCCATTACTTCATGGCGAAATTCCCATAGTGCTTCTTCCTGAGCAGACCGTTTAACCTCGGGTTCTGTCTGTTCAAACCATGATGCAATAGTATAAGTTTTGCCACCCAAGTCTCGATAGACTGGCTCGGCATCTGCTGCTGCGGCTGTTGCTGCGGTTGTTGCTGCAGATGTAGGAGTCGTTTCAGTAACTGGTACGGTGGCTTCTTCAGCGCATCCAGCCAAGGCAAATGCTATTAGTCCTAGTAATATAGCATGTTTAAATTTGTTACTCATAAAATCCCTCCATGTGTTTTATTTTTGTAAGCAATCAATGTTTATGTACATACTTTATAAGTAAACTGTTATTTTTGGTATTTAATTGGTATTTTTAATAATTATATAGCAATTTAGAAAAATGTCAATAGGAGTATTGCTATTTTGATAATTGCTTTCTTAGAATGGTTGAAATATAATTAGAGGGCGTACTATTTTTTGAAGGGAGTGTTTGCGATTATGCAAGAAAGAATCAGGTATTTTGATATTTTAAGAATTATTGCGATAGAGTTTGTGATATGGTTGCATTGTATGTCTGGTTTTATAATTTCAACGTCTATTTATGGGAGCCGTTCTTGGGATGCTTTTATCGTTATCAATGAGATAGTTAGAGCAGGAGTGCCATTATTTTTGATGCTGAGCGGATATTTGGCATTAAATTCGTCGCTAGATATGAAAACATTTTATAAAAAACGCTTTGTGCGCATTCTGATGCCGTTAATTAGCTGGAACGTTATATATTTTGTCTGGAGCATGTTTGGGGGAAGAGAGAGCTCTTTTTTTGTAGCGCTGTTTAATGAAGGTCAATATTATCATATGTGGTTTGTGTATATGCTGCTGGGAATGTATTTTGTCGCACCATTTTTAAAAATAATAATAAATCATATAAGTCTAAAGCAGGTGCTTCTCTTATTTATAATAATTATCTTTCCGCAAACCATTATTCCGTTTATAAATGCTATAACAGGACTTAATCTGTATGTCGCTTACCCTGTCTTTGAAAATTACTTGGGATATTTTGTATTAGGATATATACTGGGAAAATTTGAGATTCCTATACAATATAGAATGGCCATATATGCGGCGGGGGTGCTGGGTGCTGGGTTTGCAATAGTCGGAAACTGTGCAGCCTCTTCGGTAGAGGGAATAAATTTGGTTTATAATGGAGGGTATAGTTTTAATCATTACTTAGTGGCCGGAGCGATATTTACATTTGTTAAATATCTGCCTATTACGTATTCTGTCAGGGCAAAAAAGTGTTTGCGTGGATGGTCAGATATTATATTTGGGGTATATTTTATTCATGTAATTATATTAGAAATATTAAGTAACTTTTTATATTTGGAGCTTTCTCCTATAAAGATTGTTGCGATATATTTTTGCTTAACTTCTATCATCTCAACAGCGATTATTGCGGTATTATCCAGAATAACTTTTTTGCGCAAATTGTTGATTTAATGGTTGACTTTTAATACGCTTGGCCTTATAATGTGTAAATGTTGACTCTATTCCCCCAAAAACCGTGTCTAATTAAAATTATGAATGGAGACCACTAAAATGGCAAATATTAAATCAGCAAAAAAACGTATTAAAGTTATCGAAACTAAAACAGCAAGAAATAAAGCAATTAAATCTGCAGTAAAAACTTATGCTAAAAAAGTGATTGCTTCTGTGAATGCTGGCGAAAAAGATACTGCTGATGCAAACCTAAAAGTAGCAGTAAAGGCTATCGACAAAGCCTGTGCAAAAGGAGTATATCACAAAAACACAGCTTCACGCAAAAAGTCTACACTTGCGACTTTAGTTAATAATATGGCTTAATAAAAAAAAGGCACACTTCAAATTGGAGTGTGCTTATTTTTTTACATTTTTTGATGCGCTTCGTTTTCTTCTTTTAGATTTCTCAATTCTTGCGTATTAGAGGCAACATCCACTTCGTCTTTCATTTCTGCTCGTATTACAAAAGTCATAACAAGTCTAAGTAATACAATAGCTCCCAACATAATTATCTCATCTATATTTCGGACAATTACCGTTTTTAAAATTTCTGCTGCCAGCTTAAATTCTAGTGCCATCGCCATTGCGTTTGCAAAGTGATATTTTAATGCGTATGGATCAACAATAAAGAGTCCCTTAAAATAGTGGTAAAATGCTTTGACCGCACCTATTATAAGAATAAAAATGCCCATGATTTCCAAAATATGGATAAAAAATGGAACAATTGTTTCAATAATATGTTCTAAGATAACGATTCCTCCTATCTTGTCCAATTTAATATGTACAAAAGGTACATAACAACATTTTGCTATATACCCTTTAATTTGTCAAGTTCTTTTTAAACAAAATAAGTGCTTGCTCAAATTAAATTTCACAAAAGCTAGAGCACTCTGTTCCAACACAACTAGTAGCGTTCATTCCTGAAACAGACATAAAATCTGATCCACATTGACCGCCCGAATTATGCACACAATTAGTCGCCTCACACCTAACCTCAAGCACTGGATTTGCATTAGCTGCGCTATTCATGATGCCAAACCCTTCCACAAAATCGCCGCATGAAGTGTTTTCAGCACAATTAGCGCCTGCCCCATCGATCTCAATTGCACTTAATGAACAACAAGAATCTGCATTGTGTTGGCAATTGGATACGCTACAATATAGTCTTGGCATTAAAAGACCCCCTTTAGTAAATTTATAGTTTTTCTATTACTTCATATAGCTAGGCTATTGAAATAAAACAAATAAACTAACTAAATTTATTTTCGTGATACAAGTATATTATTCCACGTATTCTTGAATTTATAAGGGTTAATAAAAATTTAATAGAGGATATTTTTACTAAAAGTTTACCAATAAATATCCAGTTAACACTCCTATAATAGTTGCAACACTAGTCATTCGCCCGTTCCAAATATGTTTGGATTCGGGAAGTAAGTCTTCGCAGATAATATATAAAATAATGCCAGAGGCGAGCCCAAGCGATAACACTATTAAAACGTCATTTGTACGACTAAAAATATATCCCAATATGGCTCCGGCACCCATAACTAATCCAAGAACAATAGGGAGCATACACAAGAAAGATGTCTTTACCCCAGCTTTTTTGAGAGGAAACATCACGGCTATAGTTTCAGGAATGCTATGTAAGAATATGGCTATTGCAAAATTTACGATCGTTTCTTGAGATGTGATGCTAAGCGATCCAAATGCAAAGCCTTCGGGTATGTTATGAATAGCAATGCCAATTAGAAGAGAAATCCCAGTTTGAAACATCTTGGCATCCTGTATTTGCGCTATATCCAATTTTTGATTGATATAATGCGTAATGGATTGTAGAGATAAACCCAAAAATACTCCCACAAAAGTTCCCCCTGCAACTAAATAAAAATTGCCTTGCTCAAAGGCTTCGGGAAGTATATCAAAAAAAATCATAGCAAGCATTATGCCTGCTGTTGAGCCAAATAACATTCCTATTAAACGTTTATTCTCTATATTAAATAAGTATAATAAAAGAATGCCTAGCCCAACTCCTAGCGCCTCTGCCGTAAATACCATCTGAAAGGCTACTAACAGTCCCATATTTAATCACCACCTTATTGTGTATTCTATGAAAGCTTGTCCCATTCTATGCCTATTCCGTTGTCAAAAATTTATCACTGATATTGTTATTTACGATATTTTGCAAGACTTCTTTGGAAAAGTAGTGCCCATTGATTTTTAGATTGTGGTTTCTAGCTAGGTCATCGGTATAGGTCGAAAGCGGGTATACTGTAATATTTTGGTAATATGGTACGTAGTGAGTGACGATGGGTATCGCGGTTACCTCTTGTAGATCTATGCTTCCGGTAGCTCCATTTTTTATAATATTCATAGCAACTAGCTGTCCGAGCATTGTGTTAACTTGATTTTGAGCCGAAATAAAGTTGCCCAGCGAATAAACTACAAAAGCGTTTCCTCCGTCTGGTTTTTCGATAAATTCCATTGGCTGAATTACGTGCGGATGCGTGCCAAGGATAATTTCGGCACCGGCTTCGACCCACTCAGAGGCAAGATCCCTTTGTGATTTTGTAGGTGAATGCGTTCCCTCGTTTCCCCAATGTGCAGAAACAATGACCACATCTGATGCGTCATTTGCGGCTTGGATAAGCGCATTTATTTTGTCTGTTTCATGTGTATATAAAAGTTGAGCCGTATGGTCGGCAGGCAATGCTAGGCCGTTGGTATGATCTGTCACGCCAATAAATGAAAACACGATATCGTTAATGGTCATAGTTTTTATAGTTTGTAGGTCGGCTTCGTCATAATAGGCCCCATAGGCAAAGGCGTTTCTGCTTTTCCAAAAGTCTAATGTATCGATAAGCCCGGCTTCTCCTTTGTCGAGTATGTGGTTGTTGGCGTGTGAAAATGCATTAAAACCCAGCTCTAACATTTTGTCACCCAGCTCTGGTGGAGAATTAAAAAGCGGATAATCAGAAGGAGATTGATTTGCTAGTGGAGTTTCTTGGTTTAATATTGCCAGATCGTAGCCTGCAATGGTGGTCGCGATATGTTCGTATGCTTGCGTAAAGTCATATGTTTCGTAGTTGCCATTGACCAAAGCTGCTTTGTAGATAGAGCTATGTATCAAATTATCTCCAGCTGCAATCAATGATACTACCGAGTTTGGTGAGTATTGTATAATTTCGATATCCTGTGTGATGGAGTTGTTATTTGCAAAAGTATAATATCCCAGGATTGAGATACCGATGGCAAAAGTAATAGTTATAAGTTTTTTGTACATAAAAATCCTCCGAGTCAAATAATTTGAATTAGTGTTACCCTGAAGATAGAAATATATACCAATTTTAAATTATTGCCATATATTACCGATTATAAATTAAAAATACAGCCCCATAGAATTTGGGACTGCATCTGGTAAATTAATTTTCTACTTTATGAGGGTATACTCGAGTCCAACCATGATGATTGAATGGGTTACTAAATGTTCTCGATCTATCCATCAACTTTTCTTTGGCCATATTATCTATGTTTCCGGCAGAGATGGCGGCAAAAACTCGTCTGTCCAGCTCGCTTCTCATTTCTTTTGCAAGTTCCGCGTAGTTTGCATCTTCTAATAAGTTATTTTGCTCGAGTTTATCTGCTGCAACGTCAAAGAGCTCTTGAACCCCGTTATAATATGCGCAATACTTATACTGATTGTCGAGTAGCATCCAGCCTTGGTCGATACATCCAAATACTGCCGCTCGCGTGGTCGGTCCAAATGGCGCTAGCGTTGTAGTATCTAGTGTATCGGCTGGGTTGAGTCCTGCGAAGTGTAAAATCGTATTAAACGTATCGGTTAAAGAAACCGGATGCTCAACTTCTGCCGGCGCAGTAGCAGGGTCGCGAACAATCATCGGAATTTTGATTGCTCCTTCATAGAAGTGCCCCTTGCCCGCCATTCCAAAGTCACCCAAATAATCGCCGTGGTCTGATGAGAAAATAATTACGGTATCATCATATATATTTTTTTCTTTGAGCTTTGAAATAATTTCGCCCAAATATTCATCGATGGCTTGAATTAGGGCACTGTAATGAAGGCGGACTTTATGCGCCTTTTCTGCAGTAAAGTTGGTTAAATCTACTCCGTTCCATCCCAATGAATTGTCACTGATATTTCGAGGTCTAAAAGTATCGGAAGTTTTGGTTCTAGGTGCAGGTTGAGGGATATCGGCATCTGGCATCTTATCCATCATCTCTTGCGACGGATCATACGGGCAGTGCGGTCCAGGAAATCCCACCATCATAGCAAACGGAATTTCTTCATCATTCAGCATATCCAAATACTCAAGAGTTTGATTACAAACAAATCGATCGATCTGCATTTCCTCGGGCAAATAGCTAATCACGGCCCCTAGGTGTTCATAATATCCTTCGCAAGCCGAGCCATGAAGTCTCTTGTAGCCGTGCTTTTGTAAAAACAAAGTATAATCGTCTTGAATACCCGTATGCCTTTTATCTTCTGCGATAATGCGGTGTTGAAAGCCTTCGCTGATGTCCCAAGGATAAAAATGCATTTTGCCTATAGAGACAGTGTGATATCCTTCTTCGGCTAAAATTTGAGGCCAAGTAAATACTCCCATGGCGCTGTGATCGGGACGCAACCACTGGGCGTTGTTTATAACACGATTTTCTATGGCAGATCTCCCAGTTAGTAATGACGCGCGAGCTGGAACGCATGCCGCAGATGGGGTAACGGCATTTTTATATAACACTCCCTCGCTTGCCAGTTTATCGATGTTTGGGGTTTTTAACCAACGTGCACCATAGCAGCCGCAAAAATCCGCCCTTTGTTGATCGGTCAAAATAAATAAAATGTTCTTGCGCTTTTTCATTATATAACCTCCAAATGATTAATTGTTATTCTTGCCGCGATTTAAAGTAATATCAGGAAGATCAAAGGTATCTCCTGTGTCGACAATATATTTTTGCAGTAGCGAGTGTAGTTTTTCTTTAATCACTTGCGACGTGCTGTCGTGACATAGATTCGCCATCTCATATGGATCATCGTTCAAATTAAATAGCATAACGTCTTGATGAGGATAGCATACGTATTTGTAGCCATCTCTGGTTACCACGGCTCTCCACGCTTTGTTGGCAGTGTGAGCATGATACTTTCTTGGGATCTGCTGCAAATACGCAGAATCGGGAATAGCCCCTTGTAATTCGTGATATTCTGGCTGGTTCTTTTGTATGCATAGCGGAGAATAGTCAAATCCTACCATGTTTTGTGGTGGCGTAATTCCGCAAAGCCCCAGCGTGGTTGGTGCTATATCGATATGATTTATAACGGCGTCGCGGATGCCAGATTGCATATGATAATTGGTTCCAACGCGGCACACGATAAACGGAATGCGGATCGCCTCTTCCCACGGGCTAGATTTGCTCCATTGCCCATGCGAATTTAGGCAATCACCGTGATCAGACATAAATATAATATACGTCTCGCGATCGATATTCATCTGCTTGAGTGCCATTCGAAGTTTGCCGACGTTAGTATCGATGTTTTCGATCATTGAATAATATCCTGCAAGATCCATTCGCGCTTCATCTGACCAGCGGCCCGGTGGTACATTGGGTCTAAGTTTTATGTCTGCTGGATTGTGATAATAAATTTTGCCTTCGCCTGTATATAGCGGCGGCACATAGGGGTCGTGCGGTGGCTGAACAGAGAGTACCGCAAAGAATGGTTGATAGCTATCTTGCGACGTGTGCTGTTGAAGATGCTTTATAAATATATTCGTGAGGGCATCGGTTTCGTAGCCATCGAGCCGAGTTGGTCTTTCGCAATCGTTGCCAAATACATAGCTCTCATTTTGGTTATTGTTATTTTCGTAGCCCATAAAATAATCAAAGCCACCGCGGCGCTCAGGGGGAATATAGTGAGTTACTGAATTGGAGCCATCGAGATGCCAT is a genomic window of Candidatus Epulonipiscium viviparus containing:
- a CDS encoding cell envelope integrity protein TolA; protein product: MSETFIVALILILVGLLLISIPIVVLTDVSIKAAFKFWIWFIFLLNILIVLTYFIAALIGVIHIDTWLFPDLDDFFYKVRWLLRGSLMHEMITMISHNSQFIISNLNIILFAATIGVLIVTLILAVMIIAAVITTVVIVCVERPFQSTFAIIIKTIFHLLIMIIPSFLIAWVISFLVDIDLLASFGLVYTIQVLCLLHRKYSFKTYSAYIKCLNFTIFSCTSIAFIVTFIWYPEQNTGLSFWALWVIITLMLLLAYLATTFSIQLFIHCCIYLNAIYQKAKHRRAQYQAIANAKQDQKMAESVERERRIAAAKIEKEQRDILAKSKQQKRKEEHEIKTTANRIKQEIKDAERKLNQERKASERAIREMERKKRAAEREKIAAEENRLKAIRDAEIRAELNKQIAKAREEEEKLFATAKEEQAKRDAELKAELERRAAEKRKYSKYKRNTFHNMAADAKYILNTMKRSVKNSMQDMRHSIKQTHLYEEMSDFFNNR
- a CDS encoding restriction endonuclease, with the translated sequence MYDKEAIAKAINVSLIMLFAVGLIVYDLGFDDNRYLIISAIVASIVAVVIMEILGVGSESYILYPINSVSRIAIRLADILSIILCIAGCIVYERFDIQYGKYLVIAAIIGAIIGVILKECFGENARESTRYQKKYTMRMIDAMDPFEFEKFICDLFIKMGYSKSYATPSRGDFGADVIAIKGQKKIAVQVKHYTGSTGNKAVQEVIAARAFYKTQDAMVITTSYFTRAAIKMGAQCNVRLIAREELRSMVAQYM
- the rpsT gene encoding 30S ribosomal protein S20; amino-acid sequence: MANIKSAKKRIKVIETKTARNKAIKSAVKTYAKKVIASVNAGEKDTADANLKVAVKAIDKACAKGVYHKNTASRKKSTLATLVNNMA
- a CDS encoding acyltransferase → MQERIRYFDILRIIAIEFVIWLHCMSGFIISTSIYGSRSWDAFIVINEIVRAGVPLFLMLSGYLALNSSLDMKTFYKKRFVRILMPLISWNVIYFVWSMFGGRESSFFVALFNEGQYYHMWFVYMLLGMYFVAPFLKIIINHISLKQVLLLFIIIIFPQTIIPFINAITGLNLYVAYPVFENYLGYFVLGYILGKFEIPIQYRMAIYAAGVLGAGFAIVGNCAASSVEGINLVYNGGYSFNHYLVAGAIFTFVKYLPITYSVRAKKCLRGWSDIIFGVYFIHVIILEILSNFLYLELSPIKIVAIYFCLTSIISTAIIAVLSRITFLRKLLI
- a CDS encoding DUF1622 domain-containing protein; the encoded protein is MGIFILIIGAVKAFYHYFKGLFIVDPYALKYHFANAMAMALEFKLAAEILKTVIVRNIDEIIMLGAIVLLRLVMTFVIRAEMKDEVDVASNTQELRNLKEENEAHQKM
- a CDS encoding DUF1540 domain-containing protein; translation: MPRLYCSVSNCQHNADSCCSLSAIEIDGAGANCAENTSCGDFVEGFGIMNSAANANPVLEVRCEATNCVHNSGGQCGSDFMSVSGMNATSCVGTECSSFCEI
- a CDS encoding ABC transporter substrate-binding protein, whose amino-acid sequence is MSNKFKHAILLGLIAFALAGCAEEATVPVTETTPTSAATTAATAAAADAEPVYRDLGGKTYTIASWFEQTEPEVKRSAQEEALWEFRHEVMENNNFQFEEIIMGKWNTTLELLSTSTLAGDPAAEIFHLASAFARPAIDNGLVYDLTTLDSIDLDHWKWDDIAKDVTTVGDSIYGVLPDQTPRNFLFFNKRLLAEAGIESEQLYEWQANGEWTWEKFEEVANQVTRDKDNDGISDTYAIETTGLLYTAAVISNGSRMVSKDENGKLHNDIFEPEVIAALEWADQFLKKDFDTHTAHWDGSDEMFITGGVAFYYGDSNKVSFFQDMEDDYGLLLFPKGPDADKYYAGGNAEVWMIPSTYTKEEAENIAFAMDMWASQAPGYDDEDDWMLAEYKRYRDAESVDQTLAYAKEPGNMVMDYRELLSGAGTNPLTQAMMYKGATVMEAVESFAGTIDAAVAKANGETIVK
- a CDS encoding GntP family permease; the encoded protein is MDLQITTAGALIGLIIAIVLIVRRYEPAYGMMVGALIGGLVGGASLIETVNVMIGGAQDIMSAVVRIIASGVLAGTLIKSGAAIKIAEKIIDLMGEKRALLGIMLSTMILTGIGVFGDVAVITVAPIAIALGNKLNYSKITLLAAMVGGEKAGMVISPNPNTIATAENFGVELFSLMMAGFIPAIFGILFTILVCKFLHKKFPIIGNQQENDEVILELPSILASISGPIVVIALLVLRPVFGITVDPLVALPIGGLVGMVCMRRSKQAREYMSFGLQKMMPVAILLIGTGTIAGIIKHSALQYDLVYLLDLMNLPEFLLAPISGTLMGAVTASSSAGAAIASSTFGATISTVIAPLYGAVMLHAGTIVLDTLPQGSFFHASAGAVNMSVADRLKLLPYDFVIGAGITVAATILYGIIL